GGAAACATCGGGTCGAGGTAGATCACCTGCGGCGGCTCGCCTTCCCAGTTGCGCATCACCTCGATCGAATTGCCCTTGAGCAAACGCATCCGCGCCACGATCGGCGCCACGTCGAAATCTTCCGCGCCGCGCGCCAGGCCATCTTCAAGCAAGGCACCGATCAACGGCTGGCGCTCGATCAGGCTCATCTCGCAGCCCAGGCTGGCCAGCACGAACGCGTCCTTGCCCAGCCCCGCCGTGGCGTCCAGCACGCGTGGGCGCACGCCTTGGGCGATGCCGACCGCCTTGGCGATCATCTGACCACTGCCGCCGCCATACAACCGACGATGGGCTGCACCGCCCTCGACAAAGTCCACCCGCACCGGCCCCGGTGCGTCCGGTCCCAGCTGTTGCAGCTGCAACCCTTGCTCGCCCACCTGCAAGGCGAACTCGCCATCACCCACCTGCAACGGCAACCCCAGGCGCTCGGCCCATTGCTCGGCCTGTGGCTGGAAAGTCGCGCCCAAGGCCTCGACATGGATGCGGCAGGCCGCAGGTTGCTCAATCATGGGAAAACACGCTCAAAAAATTAATGATCGGCAAAAACGGCCGATAACCCAACTATCGAGCATTTTGCCAGAGCTGAGCGTCGACCGAGAGAAATGTCAGACATTCAACGCACATCGATAGGTTACATCTCGCCCCACGGCGATTTTGGCCTGCGAAATTCCCAAGCACTGAGCGGCGTCAGTCACCTGTGGCAGGATTTTTTTGCCCA
This genomic stretch from Pseudomonas wuhanensis harbors:
- a CDS encoding class I SAM-dependent methyltransferase, which produces MIEQPAACRIHVEALGATFQPQAEQWAERLGLPLQVGDGEFALQVGEQGLQLQQLGPDAPGPVRVDFVEGGAAHRRLYGGGSGQMIAKAVGIAQGVRPRVLDATAGLGKDAFVLASLGCEMSLIERQPLIGALLEDGLARGAEDFDVAPIVARMRLLKGNSIEVMRNWEGEPPQVIYLDPMFPHREKTALVKKEMRLFRPLVGDDPDAPALLEAALALASHRVVVKRPRKAPCIEGPKPSHALDGKSSRYDIYPKKALKP